A single region of the Polyangiaceae bacterium genome encodes:
- a CDS encoding acyl-CoA dehydrogenase family protein encodes MPAMLPCRAMSEAFEREVREFIARERPPRPEFKLPQTFLEVESKEQFDYLRAWQAKVYDAGYLGFDVPEAYGGRGIQPDKKRIVERELARARAPFFVNTIALTWVAPTILTYGTEAQKQRLLRPLLRADEIWCQGFSEPGAGSDLASLTTRAEATSDGWSVTGHKVWTTLAHFAKWMILLARTDPTAHKYAGLSYFLFPMDAPGVSVQPLIKMTGEGGFNQVVFDSAPMPQDALLGELGQGWAIAMTTLMFERGAAEGSSSERAAPFFEQLARLVELARRTGRSEDPVFRDRIAQLWLEAQALAFATPRAEAAALNAERPLALPLMNKLVGSEWNQRLAELACELLGPEAGLWLGEPSAPDGGEWPRAYMNSFGMTIGGGTSEILRNILGERVLGLPKSK; translated from the coding sequence ATGCCGGCAATGCTACCCTGCCGGGCCATGAGTGAGGCCTTCGAGCGCGAAGTCCGCGAGTTCATCGCGCGGGAACGCCCGCCGCGGCCGGAGTTCAAGCTGCCGCAGACGTTCCTGGAGGTGGAGTCGAAGGAGCAGTTCGACTACCTGCGGGCCTGGCAGGCCAAGGTGTACGATGCCGGCTACCTCGGCTTCGACGTTCCCGAGGCGTACGGCGGCCGCGGCATCCAACCCGACAAGAAGCGCATCGTGGAGCGGGAGCTGGCTCGCGCCCGCGCGCCCTTCTTCGTCAACACCATCGCCCTGACCTGGGTGGCGCCCACGATCTTGACCTACGGCACCGAAGCCCAGAAGCAGCGCTTGCTCCGCCCGTTGCTGCGAGCCGACGAGATCTGGTGTCAGGGCTTCTCCGAGCCGGGCGCGGGCAGCGATCTCGCGAGCCTCACGACGCGCGCCGAAGCGACGAGCGACGGCTGGAGCGTGACGGGTCACAAGGTGTGGACCACCCTCGCCCACTTCGCCAAGTGGATGATCCTGCTCGCTCGCACGGATCCGACGGCCCACAAGTACGCAGGGCTTTCCTACTTCTTGTTCCCCATGGACGCGCCCGGCGTGAGCGTCCAGCCGCTGATCAAGATGACCGGCGAAGGTGGCTTCAACCAGGTGGTGTTCGATTCCGCGCCGATGCCCCAAGACGCGCTCCTCGGAGAGCTGGGCCAGGGCTGGGCCATCGCGATGACGACGTTGATGTTCGAGCGGGGCGCCGCCGAAGGCTCGAGCAGCGAGCGGGCGGCGCCGTTCTTCGAGCAGCTCGCTCGGCTAGTGGAGCTGGCGCGGCGCACGGGACGGAGCGAAGACCCCGTGTTTCGCGATCGCATCGCGCAGCTTTGGCTCGAAGCGCAAGCGTTGGCCTTCGCGACCCCGCGGGCCGAAGCCGCGGCGCTCAACGCCGAGCGCCCGCTGGCGCTGCCGCTGATGAACAAGCTCGTCGGCTCGGAGTGGAACCAGCGCCTCGCCGAGCTCGCCTGCGAGCTGCTCGGCCCTGAAGCAGGGCTTTGGCTCGGAGAGCCCAGCGCCCCCGACGGCGGCGAGTGGCCGCGGGCGTACATGAACTCCTTCGGTATGACCATCGGCGGCGGCACCAGCGAAATCCTGCGCAACATCTTGGGGGAGCGGGTCCTCGGCCTGCCGAAGAGCAAATGA
- a CDS encoding acyl-CoA dehydrogenase family protein, protein MIEWSEQHRAIRDAFRRFVEKEIVPRREELEHGDLPPYDVLRKMFETFGLRDMALARFAADLERTPKPESDEIKPNPAAGEMMAMQMIPIVELSRHSPGMVTALGVSAGLTAGTIMSKGTRAQKERWARDLLTLDKIGAWAITEPGSGSDAFGSMKASARRDGDGYLLNGNKTFITNGPYADTIVFICKLDEGNDPKDRKVLSFVLERGMSGLEQSKPLRKMGMHSSPTGELFLSDVRVDKDRLLGETEDISYRTGAKDTFKAERTGVVAMALGIVERCLELSVEYAKTRVQFGRPIGEFQLIQLKLAKMEVARMNIQNLAYRIIELTGAGKKMSLAEASACKLYCAGAAMEVALEAVQLFGGNGYMAEYQVEQLARDAKVLQIYGGTDEIQVSQIARSLMRDA, encoded by the coding sequence ATGATCGAGTGGAGCGAGCAGCACCGGGCCATTCGCGACGCCTTTCGGCGCTTCGTGGAAAAAGAGATCGTCCCTCGCCGGGAGGAGCTCGAGCACGGCGACCTGCCGCCTTATGACGTGCTCCGCAAGATGTTCGAGACCTTCGGTCTACGAGACATGGCGCTGGCGCGCTTCGCTGCTGATCTGGAGCGCACGCCCAAGCCGGAGTCGGACGAGATCAAACCCAATCCCGCCGCCGGCGAGATGATGGCGATGCAGATGATCCCCATCGTGGAGCTCTCGCGCCACAGCCCGGGCATGGTCACGGCGCTCGGGGTGAGCGCCGGGCTCACCGCCGGCACCATCATGAGCAAGGGCACCCGCGCCCAGAAAGAACGCTGGGCCAGGGATCTGCTGACCCTCGACAAGATCGGCGCCTGGGCCATCACCGAGCCGGGCTCGGGCTCCGACGCCTTCGGATCCATGAAGGCCAGCGCTCGGCGGGATGGCGACGGCTACCTGCTGAACGGCAACAAGACGTTCATCACCAACGGCCCCTACGCCGACACCATCGTGTTCATCTGCAAGCTCGATGAAGGCAACGACCCGAAGGACCGCAAGGTGCTGAGCTTCGTGCTGGAGCGTGGCATGTCGGGCCTCGAGCAGAGCAAGCCGCTACGCAAGATGGGCATGCATTCGTCGCCCACGGGGGAGCTGTTCCTGAGCGACGTGCGGGTCGACAAGGACCGCTTGCTCGGCGAAACGGAGGACATTTCCTATCGCACCGGCGCGAAAGACACCTTCAAGGCGGAGCGCACGGGCGTGGTGGCCATGGCCCTCGGCATCGTGGAGCGCTGCCTCGAGCTCAGTGTGGAGTACGCCAAGACGCGGGTGCAGTTCGGCCGTCCCATCGGCGAGTTCCAGCTGATCCAGCTCAAGCTCGCCAAGATGGAAGTGGCGCGCATGAACATCCAGAACCTCGCCTATCGCATCATCGAGCTCACGGGCGCCGGCAAGAAGATGAGCCTGGCGGAAGCCAGCGCCTGCAAGCTGTACTGTGCCGGCGCCGCCATGGAGGTCGCGCTGGAGGCGGTGCAGCTCTTCGGCGGCAACGGTTACATGGCGGAGTACCAGGTGGAGCAGCTCGCCCGGGACGCCAAGGTGCTGCAGATCTACGGCGGCACCGACGAGATCCAGGTCTCTCAGATCGCCCGCAGTCTGATGCGCGATGCGTGA
- a CDS encoding isocitrate/isopropylmalate dehydrogenase family protein, whose translation MAKTYDVVLLPGDGIGREIATQARRVLDRVQKAFKLSFAIDEIPCGGQYFLEHGRDWPEGSEARCHQADVILLGAVGWPSPTGKGPVMMPNGHMAGYSPVLGNRTRLDLFANIRPVKLYDGVTHRISGAHQQVWKPENVDMVFVRENTEGLYSGMGGTSRPGGRALAATDVRLITRAASERVIRLAFELAKKRNGAPKDGKRRVTVLVKNNVLEGCRLFDEVFGEVGREYPEIDKDVAIVDAFTQWLIGQPEYYDVVVTTNMFGDIVTDLASVLQGGMGLAVGCNVGDEHGMFEPIHGSAPKHAGQDKANPMAMILATGEALKWLGDRKDDADLVKAGDAVESAVRAVLAEGKTLTYDLVGTERAAKMSAVTDAVLTQLS comes from the coding sequence ATGGCGAAGACCTACGACGTCGTGCTGCTGCCGGGGGATGGCATTGGTCGCGAGATCGCCACCCAGGCGCGGCGCGTGCTCGACCGCGTGCAGAAAGCTTTCAAACTCTCCTTCGCGATCGACGAGATCCCCTGTGGTGGGCAGTACTTCCTCGAGCACGGTCGCGATTGGCCGGAAGGCTCGGAGGCGCGCTGTCATCAAGCCGACGTGATCCTGCTCGGAGCCGTCGGCTGGCCGTCGCCTACGGGCAAGGGCCCCGTGATGATGCCCAACGGTCACATGGCGGGGTACTCGCCGGTGCTCGGGAACCGCACGCGGTTGGATCTGTTCGCGAACATCCGCCCGGTGAAGTTGTACGACGGCGTCACGCATCGGATCAGCGGCGCGCATCAGCAGGTGTGGAAGCCCGAGAACGTCGACATGGTGTTCGTGCGCGAGAACACCGAGGGGCTCTACTCCGGAATGGGTGGCACGTCGCGCCCCGGCGGGCGTGCGCTGGCCGCGACGGACGTGCGCCTCATCACCCGCGCGGCGTCGGAGCGCGTCATCCGGCTTGCCTTCGAGCTTGCCAAGAAGCGCAATGGCGCGCCCAAGGACGGGAAGCGCCGAGTGACGGTGCTGGTGAAGAACAACGTGCTCGAGGGTTGTCGCCTGTTCGACGAAGTCTTCGGAGAGGTCGGCCGGGAGTACCCGGAAATCGACAAGGACGTGGCCATCGTCGACGCCTTCACCCAGTGGCTCATCGGGCAGCCGGAGTACTACGACGTGGTGGTCACCACGAACATGTTCGGGGACATCGTGACCGATCTCGCCTCCGTGCTGCAGGGCGGGATGGGCCTCGCCGTGGGCTGCAACGTGGGGGACGAGCACGGCATGTTCGAGCCCATCCACGGCTCCGCGCCGAAGCACGCGGGACAGGACAAGGCGAACCCCATGGCCATGATCCTGGCCACGGGGGAAGCGCTCAAGTGGCTCGGAGATCGCAAGGACGACGCGGATCTGGTGAAAGCGGGGGATGCCGTGGAGAGCGCGGTGCGTGCGGTGCTCGCCGAAGGCAAGACGCTGACCTACGATCTGGTCGGTACCGAGCGGGCCGCCAAGATGAGCGCCGTGACGGACGCGGTGCTGACCCAGCTGAGCTGA
- a CDS encoding PepSY-associated TM helix domain-containing protein, with protein MEGRALQLKKLKLRPWLRALHRDAGYFVVGLTVIYALSGLAVNHIKDWDPNFTQINRTHHVATPLPEGDDAIADKVLGELKVKEKPDEVYRADDTQLDIVLKERTFHVNTENGTVNEEGQKPRFFLRLANWLHLNRGKKAWSYVADSYAVILLFLAGSGLFMIPGKKGLKGRGAVIALIGAAVPVAYVVLSGGP; from the coding sequence CTGGAAGGAAGAGCGCTACAGTTGAAGAAGCTCAAGCTGCGACCGTGGCTCCGCGCGCTGCATCGGGACGCGGGCTACTTCGTCGTCGGGCTCACGGTGATCTACGCCCTGAGCGGTCTCGCCGTGAATCACATCAAGGACTGGGACCCGAACTTCACCCAGATCAACCGTACCCATCACGTCGCCACGCCGCTGCCGGAAGGCGACGACGCCATCGCGGACAAGGTGCTCGGCGAGCTGAAGGTGAAAGAAAAGCCCGACGAGGTCTATCGCGCCGACGACACCCAGCTCGACATCGTGCTGAAGGAGCGCACCTTCCACGTGAACACCGAAAACGGCACCGTCAACGAAGAGGGCCAGAAACCGCGCTTCTTCCTGCGTCTTGCCAACTGGCTGCACCTGAACCGCGGCAAGAAGGCGTGGTCCTACGTGGCCGACAGCTATGCCGTCATCCTGTTGTTCTTGGCGGGCTCGGGGCTGTTCATGATCCCCGGAAAGAAGGGCCTCAAGGGCCGCGGCGCCGTCATCGCGCTAATCGGCGCCGCCGTGCCGGTGGCCTACGTGGTGTTGTCCGGCGGTCCCTGA
- a CDS encoding molybdopterin-dependent oxidoreductase, which yields MPRQDSPLDRLVARRRFVQAAAAGTVVSLLGSLWVVLDEPIAEARADGRPRVPPGQRVISHLKPMGGDAGSPNPGDFSLKVHGLVEKPFSVSFKELLALPQTERKVDVHCVTGWTALDVAMKGVKVKDLAARAKPKKHARHVIFEAAHGYTSNVRIQEALADSVMIVHHLAGRPLPRSHGAPARVVVPDLYFWKSAKWITGIRFVSRDEPGYWENRGYNNHADPWKEERYS from the coding sequence ATGCCCCGACAAGACAGCCCTCTCGATCGCCTCGTCGCCCGCCGCCGCTTCGTCCAGGCCGCGGCCGCAGGCACCGTCGTTTCCCTGCTCGGCAGCTTATGGGTGGTGCTGGACGAGCCCATCGCCGAGGCCCGGGCCGACGGCCGCCCGCGGGTGCCGCCGGGCCAGCGCGTGATCAGCCACCTCAAGCCCATGGGCGGGGACGCGGGCAGCCCCAATCCCGGAGACTTCTCCCTGAAGGTGCACGGCCTGGTGGAAAAGCCCTTCAGCGTCAGCTTCAAGGAGCTGCTCGCGCTGCCGCAGACGGAGCGTAAGGTCGACGTGCACTGCGTGACCGGTTGGACCGCCCTCGACGTCGCCATGAAGGGCGTGAAGGTGAAGGACCTCGCCGCCCGCGCCAAGCCGAAGAAGCACGCGCGCCACGTGATCTTCGAAGCCGCCCACGGCTACACCTCGAACGTGCGCATCCAGGAAGCCCTCGCCGACAGCGTGATGATCGTGCATCACCTCGCGGGTCGTCCCCTGCCCCGCTCCCACGGTGCTCCGGCTCGCGTGGTGGTGCCCGACCTCTACTTCTGGAAGAGCGCGAAGTGGATCACGGGCATTCGCTTCGTCTCCCGGGACGAGCCCGGCTACTGGGAGAACCGCGGCTACAACAACCACGCCGATCCCTGGAAGGAAGAGCGCTACAGTTGA
- a CDS encoding class II glutamine amidotransferase gives MCRLFGFRSVIPSQVHRSLLAAENALGVQSNDHPDGWGVAFYVDGAPHVTRSPQFALGDQLFHRLSGVVSSETVLAHVRKATQGEKTVLNCHPFQYGRWVFAHNGDIPEFEKYRSALLREVAPRLRGFILGDTDSETVFFIFLSRLAEIGPLSRRHSAEDVTRALKSALLKVREIVDVDKRALLTTIVTDGDTMVASHGGKELFWSSYKNRCADRDDCPSLSPECEAPSESGFVNHLILSSEPLQGENVWLELQEGDVIGIDWRMRVHKTRLDRVALPVARA, from the coding sequence ATGTGTCGTCTTTTCGGCTTTCGCAGCGTCATTCCCAGTCAAGTGCACCGATCCCTGCTGGCGGCGGAGAACGCCCTCGGGGTGCAGAGCAACGACCACCCGGACGGTTGGGGCGTTGCATTTTACGTGGACGGGGCGCCCCACGTCACCCGCAGCCCCCAGTTCGCGCTGGGCGATCAGCTGTTTCATCGGCTGAGCGGCGTGGTCTCGTCGGAGACCGTGCTGGCTCACGTGCGCAAGGCGACTCAGGGGGAGAAGACCGTCCTCAACTGCCATCCGTTTCAATACGGCCGCTGGGTCTTCGCCCACAACGGGGACATCCCGGAGTTCGAGAAGTACCGCTCGGCGCTCCTGCGCGAGGTGGCTCCGAGGCTCCGGGGCTTCATCCTGGGAGACACCGACAGCGAGACGGTGTTCTTCATCTTCCTGTCGCGGCTGGCCGAGATCGGCCCGCTGTCGCGGCGACATTCCGCGGAGGACGTGACACGGGCGCTGAAGAGCGCCCTGCTGAAGGTGCGGGAGATCGTCGACGTCGACAAGCGCGCGCTGCTCACCACCATCGTGACCGACGGCGACACCATGGTCGCGAGCCACGGCGGCAAGGAGCTGTTCTGGTCGAGCTACAAGAACCGCTGTGCCGACCGCGACGACTGTCCCAGCCTGTCTCCGGAGTGCGAAGCGCCGAGCGAGAGCGGCTTCGTCAATCACCTGATCCTCTCGAGCGAGCCGCTACAGGGCGAAAACGTGTGGCTCGAGCTCCAGG